In the Paralichthys olivaceus isolate ysfri-2021 chromosome 17, ASM2471397v2, whole genome shotgun sequence genome, one interval contains:
- the rbis gene encoding ribosomal biogenesis factor isoform X1 — protein MRIKNTNCSRSGNMGKNKQKGKKQKNVFRVANKQSKNKNKTKPVTTTLKHINAVKNEKVESLNQMFTQVQRDVQSVSKSVAPEPKKQTQVVREPPKESVNVDNAAQLFSQL, from the exons ATGAGGATTAAAAACACGAACTGTTCACgatcag GAAACATGGGgaagaataaacaaaaagggaagaaacagaagaacGTCTTTCGAGTGGCGAACAAGCAGTCGAAGAATAAGAACAAAACCAAACCCGTCACGACGACACTCAAACAC ATCAATGCGGTGAAAAATGAGAAGGTGGAGAGCCTCAATCAAATGTTTACACAAGTCCAGAGGGACGTTCAGAGCGTTTCCAAGTCTGTTGCTCCAGaaccaaagaaacaaacacag GTCGTCAGGGAGCCGCCTAAGGAATCTGTGAATGTGGACAATGCTGCTCAGCTTTTCTCTCAGCTGTGA
- the rbis gene encoding ribosomal biogenesis factor isoform X2, translated as MGKNKQKGKKQKNVFRVANKQSKNKNKTKPVTTTLKHINAVKNEKVESLNQMFTQVQRDVQSVSKSVAPEPKKQTQVVREPPKESVNVDNAAQLFSQL; from the exons ATGGGgaagaataaacaaaaagggaagaaacagaagaacGTCTTTCGAGTGGCGAACAAGCAGTCGAAGAATAAGAACAAAACCAAACCCGTCACGACGACACTCAAACAC ATCAATGCGGTGAAAAATGAGAAGGTGGAGAGCCTCAATCAAATGTTTACACAAGTCCAGAGGGACGTTCAGAGCGTTTCCAAGTCTGTTGCTCCAGaaccaaagaaacaaacacag GTCGTCAGGGAGCCGCCTAAGGAATCTGTGAATGTGGACAATGCTGCTCAGCTTTTCTCTCAGCTGTGA